In [Leptolyngbya] sp. PCC 7376, a genomic segment contains:
- a CDS encoding DEAD/DEAH box helicase gives MPRLPKLEYDRGTLTLHPPPRGKDWLDFATWDDRIEKFRIPAYHYRSLVKTLNQAPTEFIDASQTFTPLDLQASFSLTPYLHQTEALTAWKQGNRQGVVVLPTAAGKTYLAQLAIESTPRSTLILVPTLDLMHQWYEQLTKAFPGAEVGLLGGGSRDRTPILVATYHSAAIHAETLGNQYALQIFDECHHLPSDFFRVIAEYSLAPYRLGLTATPERSDGKDKDLDWLIGKIVYDQTPDNLSGTALAEFQSIQIPVELTELEQKAYEQAIATRNQFLRDQHISLGSLQGWQYFVSASCRSPEGRRAMLAHRQAKDISAGTTGKLRTLSELIQKHYPDKILIFTNDNATVYRISQDFLIPALTHQTPVKERHRILESFRHGKYHILVTSHVLNEGVDVPAAKVAIILSGTGSSREYIQRLGRILRKGNSPNKLAILYELVAKNTNEEYTSERRRSPLQRQSKPTRVLPRTEIGNRAAEAKKPWGEKPEEEL, from the coding sequence ATGCCGAGGCTTCCTAAACTAGAGTATGACCGTGGCACTCTAACGCTGCATCCACCGCCACGGGGTAAAGACTGGCTCGATTTTGCGACCTGGGATGACCGTATCGAAAAGTTCCGTATCCCGGCTTACCACTATCGCAGCCTCGTTAAAACCTTAAATCAAGCTCCGACGGAATTTATTGACGCGAGTCAAACTTTCACTCCCCTCGATCTACAGGCGAGTTTTTCTCTCACGCCTTACCTACACCAAACAGAAGCGTTAACGGCCTGGAAACAAGGCAATCGCCAAGGCGTTGTCGTGCTGCCCACTGCCGCGGGAAAAACTTATCTAGCCCAACTCGCCATTGAGTCAACGCCACGCTCCACCTTGATTTTGGTGCCTACCCTCGACTTGATGCACCAATGGTATGAGCAACTCACAAAGGCCTTTCCCGGTGCCGAAGTGGGTTTGTTGGGGGGAGGTTCTCGTGATCGCACGCCAATTTTGGTGGCCACTTATCACAGTGCCGCGATCCATGCCGAAACCTTGGGCAATCAATATGCCCTGCAAATTTTCGATGAATGTCACCATCTTCCTAGCGATTTTTTTCGAGTCATCGCTGAATATTCCCTTGCGCCCTACCGTCTTGGTTTAACAGCAACACCAGAACGGAGTGATGGCAAGGATAAAGATCTTGACTGGCTCATTGGCAAGATTGTCTACGATCAAACCCCTGATAATTTATCAGGCACTGCCCTTGCCGAATTTCAGAGCATTCAAATTCCCGTTGAATTGACTGAGCTTGAGCAAAAAGCCTATGAGCAGGCGATCGCCACCCGAAATCAATTCCTTAGAGACCAACATATTTCCTTAGGGAGCCTGCAAGGTTGGCAATATTTTGTCTCAGCCAGTTGTCGTTCCCCAGAAGGTCGTCGAGCTATGCTTGCCCACCGTCAAGCCAAAGATATTTCTGCTGGTACCACAGGGAAACTTCGCACTCTCAGTGAGCTCATCCAGAAACATTACCCTGACAAAATATTAATTTTCACAAACGATAACGCCACCGTTTACCGTATTTCCCAAGATTTTCTTATTCCAGCCTTAACCCATCAAACGCCCGTTAAAGAAAGACATCGTATTCTCGAATCCTTCCGTCACGGCAAGTATCATATTTTAGTGACCTCCCATGTCCTAAATGAAGGAGTCGATGTCCCCGCTGCTAAAGTTGCAATTATTTTGTCTGGAACGGGATCTTCCCGAGAATACATTCAACGACTTGGACGAATTTTACGCAAAGGAAATTCACCAAATAAATTGGCAATTCTTTATGAATTGGTAGCAAAAAATACAAACGAAGAATACACTTCTGAACGGCGGCGATCGCCACTACAAAGACAAAGCAAGCCTACAAGAGTTTTGCCGAGAACTGAAATCGGCAATCGTGCTGCCGAAGCCAAAAAGCCTTGGGGAGAAAAGCCTGAAGAGGAGCTTTGA
- the phoU gene encoding phosphate signaling complex protein PhoU encodes MHLSQKPTQKTRTNFERALQRLEQEVLRMGALVEEAYRLGHNCLFKEDLEARESLIKLDKKIDRYYRKIEADCAAILILQAPVGKDCRIVSAFMQLVRDLERIADYAKDLSDMALKLVPYPTHILMAEIESMSAHARLMLSTSLVALADLDQDAGAYVKKLDDRVDDDYDRLYESLATQQIIGGSVEPFILMGLIIRDIERMADHATNVAQRVSYMTTGQRG; translated from the coding sequence ATGCACTTATCACAAAAGCCGACCCAGAAAACACGCACCAACTTTGAACGTGCTTTACAAAGACTAGAGCAAGAAGTACTGCGAATGGGAGCCTTAGTGGAAGAGGCATACCGTCTTGGGCATAACTGTTTATTTAAAGAAGATTTAGAGGCACGGGAATCATTAATTAAACTAGACAAAAAAATAGACCGCTATTATCGGAAGATTGAAGCAGACTGTGCAGCAATACTGATTTTGCAAGCCCCTGTGGGTAAAGATTGCCGCATCGTGAGTGCATTTATGCAATTGGTGCGAGATCTCGAAAGAATTGCGGACTATGCCAAAGACTTGTCAGATATGGCGTTGAAGTTAGTGCCTTATCCCACCCATATTCTAATGGCAGAAATTGAATCGATGTCTGCCCACGCCCGTCTGATGCTGTCAACGAGTTTAGTGGCTCTAGCGGATTTGGATCAGGATGCAGGCGCCTATGTAAAAAAACTGGATGATCGGGTGGATGATGATTATGATCGTCTGTACGAATCTCTGGCTACCCAGCAGATTATTGGCGGTTCGGTAGAACCTTTTATTTTGATGGGGTTGATCATTCGAGACATAGAGCGGATGGCCGATCACGCCACTAATGTTGCGCAACGGGTCTCCTATATGACAACAGGTCAACGGGGTTAA
- a CDS encoding L-threonylcarbamoyladenylate synthase, which translates to MAKFYSLHPKNPQQRDLEAIAKQLRSGAVMLYPTDTVYAIGCDLTAKQAVQKVRKIKQLANDKPLTFLCSSLSNISEYALVSDEAYRIMKRVIPGPYTFLLPATKQVPKLVLSPKRRTSGIRVPDQAISQGLLEALGNPIISTSAHIPDEDGELFTLGLEKARLFDALDSLVDIIIDTEDEPGFKVSTILDFTSNQPALIRRGLGWEELESWIDVIDLSEDEEDY; encoded by the coding sequence ATGGCTAAATTTTATTCTCTACACCCAAAAAATCCTCAACAACGCGACCTTGAGGCGATCGCCAAACAGTTGCGAAGCGGTGCAGTGATGCTCTATCCAACAGATACAGTGTACGCCATTGGCTGTGATCTAACTGCAAAACAAGCCGTCCAGAAAGTCCGTAAAATCAAACAGCTTGCCAACGATAAACCCCTCACGTTTTTGTGTTCTTCCCTGTCTAATATTTCTGAATATGCCCTTGTCAGCGACGAAGCCTATCGCATCATGAAACGGGTGATTCCGGGACCTTATACTTTTCTTTTGCCCGCAACCAAACAAGTTCCAAAATTAGTGCTTAGCCCGAAACGGCGCACCTCTGGTATCCGTGTGCCAGACCAAGCCATTAGCCAAGGACTATTAGAAGCACTCGGCAATCCCATTATTTCGACTTCTGCCCATATCCCCGATGAAGATGGTGAGCTCTTTACCCTCGGACTCGAAAAAGCTCGATTATTTGATGCTCTCGATTCCCTTGTGGATATCATTATCGATACCGAAGATGAGCCAGGCTTTAAAGTATCCACTATTCTCGACTTCACATCTAATCAGCCAGCCTTAATTCGAAGAGGCTTGGGTTGGGAAGAATTAGAAAGCTGGATTGATGTGATTGATCTTTCCGAAGATGAAGAGGATTATTAA
- the larC gene encoding nickel pincer cofactor biosynthesis protein LarC yields the protein MKKIAYLECPTGIAGDMCLGALVDGGVPLEYLVNQLNRLGIVTEYDLRAETVIRQGQRATKVFVDLLNINDQTSNEELVTQSANSHHHHGHSHEHHHHPHKHHHYSESHAQHRHLPEIRQMIKDADLPERVERWSLEIFQNLAIAEATVHGSTPEDVHFHEVGATDALVDIVGTCLGLDWLDIDELYCSPMPTGGGTVKAAHGILPVPVPAVLQLWQQRQVPVYSNGIKKELVTPTGAAIATTLAKDFGEPPAMQLEKISLGSGTIDLPLPNLLRLWIGHVEISVNLETVMCLETQIDDLNPQAIAYACEKLRDAGAMDVFTQGVAMKKNRLGTLLTVICPVDLVETCEDIIFTETSTLGIRRQTQNRSILDRCFEKISTSDGGINLKIGFRGDKIYNVQPEYEDCAAIARKTGQPWQAIAQQAVEQYNRRN from the coding sequence ATGAAAAAGATTGCTTACCTAGAATGTCCGACAGGGATCGCTGGGGATATGTGCCTCGGAGCATTAGTAGATGGGGGCGTTCCGTTGGAATATCTCGTAAATCAGCTAAATCGGCTGGGGATCGTCACTGAGTACGATCTTCGGGCGGAAACGGTGATTCGTCAAGGACAACGGGCAACGAAGGTCTTTGTGGATCTCTTAAATATCAATGATCAAACATCAAATGAGGAGTTGGTAACTCAGTCTGCTAACAGCCATCATCACCATGGGCATAGCCATGAACATCATCACCATCCTCATAAACATCACCATTACTCTGAAAGTCATGCACAGCATCGCCATCTACCAGAAATCAGGCAAATGATTAAAGATGCAGATTTGCCAGAACGAGTTGAGCGGTGGAGTTTAGAGATTTTTCAAAATTTGGCGATCGCCGAAGCGACGGTACATGGTTCAACGCCTGAAGATGTTCATTTTCACGAGGTGGGAGCAACAGATGCGTTGGTGGATATTGTTGGAACTTGTCTAGGTTTAGATTGGCTAGACATTGATGAGTTGTATTGTTCGCCGATGCCAACGGGAGGGGGTACGGTAAAAGCTGCTCATGGAATTTTGCCCGTGCCTGTTCCTGCAGTGCTTCAACTTTGGCAACAACGCCAGGTTCCGGTCTACAGCAATGGCATAAAAAAAGAATTAGTCACGCCAACAGGAGCGGCGATCGCCACAACTCTCGCAAAAGATTTTGGTGAACCTCCAGCGATGCAACTCGAAAAAATTTCCCTTGGATCAGGCACCATTGATTTGCCATTACCGAATTTATTGCGGTTATGGATTGGCCACGTCGAAATTTCAGTGAATCTAGAAACAGTGATGTGCCTCGAAACACAAATCGATGATCTCAATCCGCAGGCGATCGCCTATGCCTGCGAAAAATTACGGGATGCTGGTGCGATGGATGTTTTTACGCAAGGGGTTGCGATGAAGAAAAATCGATTGGGAACCCTGTTAACCGTTATTTGCCCAGTGGATTTAGTTGAAACTTGCGAAGATATTATATTTACCGAAACCAGTACTCTCGGCATTCGCCGCCAAACCCAAAACCGTTCGATTCTTGACCGTTGCTTTGAAAAAATCTCCACATCCGATGGTGGTATTAATCTAAAAATCGGTTTTCGGGGCGACAAAATTTATAACGTTCAGCCAGAATATGAAGACTGCGCGGCGATCGCCAGAAAAACCGGGCAACCTTGGCAGGCGATCGCTCAACAAGCTGTCGAACAATACAATCGCCGCAACTAA
- the hemH gene encoding ferrochelatase: MGRVGVLLLNLGGPDKLEDVRPFLFNLFADPEIIRLPAPWMQKPLAWLISSLRAGKSQENYKEIGGGSPLRQITEDQGSALSEKLKEWGRDVKVYVGMRYWHPFTEDAIAEIRNDNLDKLVVLPLYPQFSISTSGSSFRVLEEMWRTDKELAKIDYTLIPSWYDQPQYVAAMVDLIRKELDQFEDPSKAHIFFSAHGVPQSYVEEAGDPYQKEIEECTRLIMQALERPNDHTLAYQSRVGPVEWLQPYTEDSLNELGEKGIKDLLVIPISFVSEHIETLQEIDIEYREVAEEAGITNFRRVPALNTHPIFIESLANLVTDSLEDRPCTFGQVTHPKENMKMYPQQLSWGLNTGAEVLNGRLAMIGFLALLLELLSGQGPLHFVGIM, encoded by the coding sequence ATGGGTCGTGTTGGGGTCTTATTACTTAATCTAGGTGGGCCAGACAAATTGGAGGACGTTCGTCCTTTTTTATTCAATTTGTTTGCTGATCCCGAAATCATCCGTTTACCTGCGCCTTGGATGCAGAAACCATTAGCTTGGCTAATCTCCTCCCTTCGTGCTGGTAAGTCTCAAGAGAACTACAAAGAGATTGGTGGTGGCTCACCACTGCGGCAAATCACGGAAGATCAAGGTTCCGCGCTCTCTGAAAAACTCAAAGAATGGGGACGTGATGTCAAAGTATACGTGGGTATGCGTTATTGGCATCCTTTCACTGAAGATGCGATCGCCGAAATTAGGAATGACAACCTAGACAAATTGGTTGTTCTCCCTCTGTATCCACAATTTTCGATTAGCACGAGTGGCTCTAGTTTCCGTGTTTTAGAGGAAATGTGGCGCACAGACAAGGAATTGGCGAAGATTGACTATACTTTGATTCCCTCTTGGTATGATCAACCCCAATATGTTGCCGCAATGGTGGATCTAATTCGCAAAGAATTGGATCAATTTGAAGACCCTAGCAAAGCTCACATTTTCTTTAGTGCCCATGGTGTTCCTCAAAGCTATGTGGAAGAAGCTGGCGATCCTTACCAAAAAGAAATTGAAGAATGCACCCGTCTGATTATGCAGGCGCTTGAGAGACCGAATGACCACACTTTGGCTTATCAAAGTCGAGTCGGTCCTGTGGAATGGTTGCAGCCTTACACCGAAGATTCTCTCAATGAACTGGGTGAAAAAGGTATCAAAGATCTATTGGTGATTCCGATCAGTTTTGTTTCTGAGCACATCGAAACACTACAGGAAATCGATATTGAGTATCGTGAAGTTGCTGAAGAGGCTGGAATTACTAACTTCCGCCGTGTCCCTGCCCTCAATACCCATCCTATATTTATTGAGTCTTTGGCAAATTTGGTGACTGATTCTTTGGAGGATCGTCCTTGCACTTTTGGGCAAGTTACTCACCCGAAGGAAAATATGAAAATGTACCCACAGCAACTTTCTTGGGGCTTAAATACAGGGGCAGAAGTTCTAAATGGTCGCCTCGCAATGATTGGCTTTTTGGCCCTCCTCCTCGAACTATTGAGCGGCCAAGGTCCTTTGCACTTTGTCGGCATTATGTAA
- a CDS encoding NfeD family protein has translation MLIWLVIGGGLCSLEFFFPTAFVEFMMGVSALGVAAVLLVFPIPPNIQIALWLVLSTTAVIASRRFLTPRTSKRTLSDDSEAETLTAIAAGKTGRVLYEGNSWRARCADETVAIQPNETVYVVRQEGTTLYVMPRHLLT, from the coding sequence ATGTTGATCTGGCTCGTTATTGGCGGCGGGCTATGTTCCCTCGAATTTTTCTTCCCGACAGCCTTTGTTGAATTCATGATGGGCGTTAGTGCTCTTGGTGTTGCAGCAGTTTTGCTCGTTTTCCCCATCCCGCCGAATATACAAATTGCTCTGTGGCTCGTGTTATCGACTACGGCAGTGATTGCCTCTCGTCGTTTTCTGACGCCCAGAACTTCGAAACGTACTCTCAGTGATGATTCTGAAGCTGAAACTCTTACGGCGATCGCCGCAGGAAAAACAGGCAGAGTCTTGTATGAAGGAAACTCATGGCGAGCAAGATGTGCGGATGAAACAGTAGCAATCCAACCAAATGAAACAGTCTATGTTGTGCGCCAGGAGGGGACGACTCTCTACGTTATGCCTCGTCACCTTTTGACCTAA
- a CDS encoding PP2C family serine/threonine-protein phosphatase produces MSSSSATAASFLRASGSLALHFQISDLVADRYRVVAPQIWQDTKPELLPICEHPSAIAKLYGKLYPRQLHVPRVYDICPLPEGELLLLDNIPVSDNGEILPALASIWVDSSPLRQLYWLWQILDLWEDLQEVNAVSTVLLLENIRVDGWCIRVMELIEDPEDSEISLKNIAESWRSLQIRSSQAIRADLETLLAQLEEPEVALKDIQVSLNNLLIAQSSQQLLRIKVTAATETGQEPEINEDHYFPTATEQETDNLANHLLMVCDGIAGHEGGEIASQLAIQSLKLQLTGLLNEIAIADDVLQPHVVMQQLAAYIRVANNVITARNDEQGRASRKRMATTLTLALQLPQKLNEDDSGIGNGHELYIANVGDSRAYWLTETKCLCLTVDDDVVSREVQAGRSLYRSAKERVDAAAITQALGTRDGTALHPTIRRFILDEDGVLVVCSDGLSDNGFLEENWQTFAPVIIQERLTPEMMLQALMGQAVDKNTEDNITAAIAFYGITPQHPVVINAGELTTLPESGDLLFEPLAGEEIEEQTTAQSEDSEEDQAPSTDDDDDLEGTDEGESNSLTLIIFGLIALVVVTVALALGLDWLVRRNQSPQQPSTPEIEQPIETDEN; encoded by the coding sequence ATGTCTTCATCTTCTGCTACCGCAGCTTCTTTCTTACGGGCATCTGGTTCCCTCGCTCTCCATTTTCAGATTTCTGATCTCGTTGCTGATCGCTATCGCGTGGTTGCACCGCAAATTTGGCAGGATACAAAACCAGAACTCCTTCCAATTTGTGAACATCCTTCGGCGATCGCCAAGCTCTACGGCAAACTCTATCCGCGCCAACTCCACGTACCGCGGGTTTACGATATTTGCCCTTTACCTGAGGGGGAGCTGCTTTTACTCGACAATATTCCTGTTTCAGATAATGGCGAAATTCTGCCAGCTTTAGCCTCAATTTGGGTGGATAGTTCACCACTACGGCAACTTTACTGGCTGTGGCAAATTTTAGATCTTTGGGAAGATCTACAAGAAGTTAATGCCGTTTCGACAGTGCTTTTACTGGAAAATATCCGCGTCGATGGCTGGTGTATTCGGGTCATGGAACTCATTGAAGATCCCGAAGATTCAGAGATTTCCCTCAAAAATATTGCAGAAAGTTGGCGATCGCTCCAGATTCGGAGTAGCCAAGCAATTCGTGCCGATTTAGAAACATTATTGGCGCAACTGGAAGAGCCAGAAGTCGCGCTGAAGGACATTCAAGTCAGCCTGAATAATTTACTGATTGCACAATCAAGTCAACAGCTTTTGCGAATCAAAGTAACAGCTGCGACAGAAACTGGGCAAGAGCCAGAAATTAATGAAGATCACTATTTCCCGACTGCTACCGAACAAGAAACAGATAATCTTGCAAATCATTTATTGATGGTTTGTGATGGCATTGCGGGTCATGAAGGAGGCGAAATTGCCAGTCAACTCGCGATTCAATCTCTGAAATTACAGCTCACAGGATTACTGAATGAGATTGCGATCGCCGACGATGTGTTGCAGCCCCATGTGGTGATGCAGCAACTAGCCGCCTATATTCGCGTCGCCAATAACGTGATTACGGCACGGAATGATGAACAAGGTCGAGCCTCCCGCAAACGGATGGCCACCACTTTGACTTTGGCGTTGCAGTTGCCTCAAAAACTGAATGAAGATGATTCGGGCATTGGTAATGGCCACGAGCTTTACATCGCTAATGTGGGCGATAGTCGCGCCTACTGGTTAACAGAAACGAAATGTTTATGTTTAACCGTGGATGATGACGTAGTCAGTCGTGAGGTGCAAGCTGGCCGTAGTCTTTATCGCAGTGCAAAGGAACGGGTTGATGCCGCTGCCATTACCCAAGCACTTGGCACAAGAGATGGTACAGCGCTCCACCCCACGATTCGACGCTTTATTTTGGACGAAGATGGGGTTCTGGTTGTTTGCTCTGATGGTCTCAGTGATAACGGTTTCCTCGAAGAAAATTGGCAAACGTTTGCGCCAGTAATTATTCAGGAACGTCTAACACCAGAGATGATGCTCCAAGCCCTCATGGGTCAAGCGGTAGACAAAAACACAGAGGATAACATCACAGCGGCGATCGCCTTTTATGGGATTACACCTCAGCATCCAGTGGTGATCAATGCAGGTGAACTGACAACATTGCCTGAGTCTGGCGATCTACTCTTTGAACCTTTGGCTGGTGAAGAGATTGAGGAACAAACCACTGCCCAATCAGAAGATTCAGAAGAAGATCAAGCTCCATCGACAGACGATGACGATGATCTTGAAGGGACTGATGAAGGCGAAAGCAACTCTTTGACGTTGATCATTTTTGGTTTGATCGCGCTAGTTGTTGTAACTGTGGCTCTTGCCCTTGGTTTAGATTGGCTGGTTCGCCGTAATCAATCGCCGCAACAACCTTCAACGCCTGAGATTGAGCAGCCTATTGAAACCGACGAAAATTAA
- the murG gene encoding undecaprenyldiphospho-muramoylpentapeptide beta-N-acetylglucosaminyltransferase, whose amino-acid sequence MTRILIAASGTGGHLFPALAVAQKLSDCDIQWLGVSDRLETTLVPKTYPLNIVTAKGLQGNPLRKALNGLQLLRSIFQTKQLISKHKIDLVFTTGGYIAAPAILAAKWQGIPVILHESNVLPGKVTRFLGKYADTVVVGFADAAKYLPDAKTLHLGTPVREEFLTPQPLSADLKEKLLGDRFVILAMGGSQGAVGLNQLVRQCAASWIEAGAFIVHITGKNDPDVDSFQDPNYLAMPFAHDIAALIQNADFVISRSGASALTELTITKTPSVLVPYPYAAEDHQTLNAEVFANNGAGLLVQQNRISPDELIEMVLEIMRSPGKRQEMSDKTAALGIPESADKIAHFLKSNF is encoded by the coding sequence ATGACTCGAATTTTAATCGCAGCTAGTGGAACCGGAGGGCATCTTTTCCCTGCTTTAGCCGTGGCGCAAAAACTCTCAGACTGCGATATTCAATGGCTCGGTGTCAGCGATCGCCTCGAAACAACTCTCGTTCCAAAAACCTATCCTCTCAATATTGTCACTGCGAAAGGTTTACAGGGAAATCCACTCCGTAAAGCTCTGAATGGATTGCAATTATTAAGGTCGATTTTTCAGACCAAACAATTAATTAGTAAGCACAAAATCGATTTAGTTTTTACCACTGGCGGCTACATTGCGGCTCCAGCAATTCTTGCGGCGAAATGGCAAGGTATTCCGGTTATCCTTCATGAATCAAATGTGCTTCCCGGTAAAGTGACCCGCTTTCTCGGTAAGTACGCGGATACGGTGGTCGTTGGTTTTGCTGATGCTGCGAAATATTTACCCGATGCGAAAACGCTGCATCTTGGGACGCCTGTCCGCGAAGAATTTTTGACCCCTCAACCGCTCAGCGCAGATCTTAAAGAAAAACTTTTAGGCGATCGCTTTGTGATTTTGGCGATGGGTGGTTCCCAAGGAGCAGTTGGTTTAAATCAATTGGTGCGCCAATGTGCGGCAAGCTGGATTGAAGCAGGAGCATTTATTGTCCATATCACCGGGAAAAATGACCCTGATGTGGATTCCTTCCAAGACCCAAATTATTTGGCGATGCCCTTTGCCCATGACATTGCGGCACTGATTCAGAATGCTGATTTCGTTATTAGCCGATCTGGGGCGAGCGCATTAACCGAATTAACTATTACAAAAACACCGTCCGTTCTAGTGCCCTATCCCTATGCTGCGGAAGATCATCAAACGTTGAATGCCGAAGTCTTCGCAAATAATGGCGCAGGACTACTCGTTCAGCAAAATCGTATTAGTCCTGATGAACTAATAGAAATGGTTCTGGAGATTATGCGATCGCCCGGAAAACGCCAAGAGATGTCTGATAAGACTGCAGCCCTCGGCATCCCCGAAAGCGCCGATAAAATTGCCCATTTTCTTAAGAGCAATTTTTAG
- a CDS encoding NAD(P)H-quinone oxidoreductase subunit 4, whose amino-acid sequence MAEQFPWLTAMIALPAISALLVPVIPDKDGKTVRWFALLVGLIDFGIMCYAFWQNFDTSLANFQLAESYSWIKPLGISWSLSVDGISMPLILLAGFVTTLSMFSAWQVNRRPKLFYSLMLLLYAAQIGVFAAQDLFLFFLMWEVELIPVYLLVCIWGGKRRRYAAMKFLLYTAAASIFILIAAFALSLNLPGGPNFDFAAIAEHQYPLNLQLWLYAGLLIAFGVKLAIFPLHTWLPDAHGEASSPISMLLAGVLLKMGGYGLMRFNLELLPDAHVFFAPVLVVLGVVNIVYGAFSSFGQTNMKRRLAYSSISHMGFVLIGLASFTDLGINGAMLQMLSHGLIASVLFFLAGVTYDRTKTMVLSEIGGLGQVMPTVFALFTIGALASLALPGMSGFVGELSVFVGLATSDIYSSTFRTITVFLSAVGVILTPIYLLSMLREIFYKKDMDALSCDLGAQKKNRSITAGSLPVCFGNDCVLPSKAIYEDARPREVFIAACFTVLIIAVGLYPKTLMQMYDAKTQTLNATVSQAQIAHVETQTNLQTADLVSLNSL is encoded by the coding sequence ATGGCTGAACAATTCCCATGGTTGACGGCAATGATTGCCCTCCCAGCTATATCCGCACTGCTTGTCCCGGTCATTCCTGACAAAGACGGGAAGACTGTTCGTTGGTTCGCGCTTTTGGTTGGTCTCATCGACTTCGGCATCATGTGTTATGCCTTCTGGCAGAACTTTGACACTAGCCTTGCGAACTTTCAACTAGCGGAAAGCTATAGCTGGATCAAACCTTTGGGAATCAGCTGGAGCTTATCTGTTGATGGGATCTCGATGCCTTTGATCTTGTTAGCGGGTTTTGTGACAACCTTGTCGATGTTCTCAGCATGGCAAGTGAATCGTCGTCCAAAGCTTTTTTACTCATTGATGCTGTTGCTTTACGCCGCTCAGATTGGTGTATTTGCAGCGCAAGATTTATTCCTCTTCTTCCTCATGTGGGAAGTGGAGTTGATTCCGGTTTATCTACTGGTTTGCATTTGGGGTGGTAAGCGCCGTCGTTATGCAGCGATGAAGTTTTTGCTCTATACAGCCGCAGCTTCAATCTTTATTTTGATCGCAGCTTTTGCCCTCAGCTTAAATCTTCCCGGTGGTCCCAACTTTGATTTTGCGGCGATCGCCGAGCATCAATACCCCTTAAATCTACAACTTTGGCTCTATGCAGGCTTGCTCATTGCCTTTGGTGTAAAACTCGCAATTTTCCCTCTCCATACTTGGTTGCCCGATGCTCACGGTGAAGCCTCTTCTCCCATTTCGATGCTCTTAGCGGGTGTCTTACTAAAAATGGGTGGTTATGGTTTGATGCGTTTTAACCTCGAATTGCTGCCTGATGCCCACGTTTTCTTTGCACCTGTTTTGGTTGTGTTGGGTGTTGTGAATATTGTCTACGGTGCATTTAGTTCCTTCGGACAAACCAACATGAAACGTCGTCTCGCCTATTCATCCATTTCCCATATGGGTTTTGTGTTGATCGGTCTGGCTTCCTTTACTGACCTTGGGATTAACGGCGCAATGCTGCAAATGTTGTCTCACGGTTTAATCGCCTCAGTGCTCTTCTTCTTAGCTGGTGTAACCTATGACCGCACCAAGACTATGGTTTTGTCGGAAATCGGTGGCCTAGGACAGGTTATGCCCACTGTATTCGCCTTGTTTACCATCGGTGCACTCGCTTCTCTGGCACTACCCGGTATGAGTGGCTTTGTCGGTGAATTATCCGTTTTCGTTGGCTTAGCAACAAGCGATATTTACAGCAGTACGTTCCGTACCATTACCGTATTCTTGTCTGCTGTCGGCGTTATCCTGACGCCCATCTATCTTCTCTCCATGCTCCGCGAAATTTTCTATAAGAAAGATATGGATGCGCTGAGCTGTGACCTTGGGGCACAGAAGAAAAACCGTAGTATTACGGCAGGTAGTTTACCAGTATGTTTCGGTAATGACTGTGTGTTACCTAGCAAGGCAATTTATGAGGATGCACGACCTAGAGAAGTATTTATTGCGGCTTGTTTTACTGTACTAATTATTGCCGTTGGTCTTTATCCCAAGACGTTAATGCAGATGTACGACGCAAAAACTCAAACGTTAAATGCGACGGTGAGTCAAGCTCAGATTGCCCATGTTGAAACACAGACGAATCTACAAACTGCGGACCTAGTGAGCCTGAACTCTCTCTAA